The DNA window TTATTCAAGGTAAAACGGTACGATTATATCAAGGTAATTATAATTGTAAAACACGATATAATATTAATATTTTTGAACAAATTGACGAATACATATGTCACGGAGCTACTCATATACATTTAGTAGATTTAGATGGATGTAGCAATCCTTTAGATCGTCAAAAAAATATTTTAAAAATTGTTTCTAATTATAAGAATATTACGTTTCAAGTAGGTGGTGGTATACGTACACATGATGATATAAAATCTTTATTAGATGTTGGTGTTAATAAGATTGTAATAGGTACGGTAGCTATTTTATATCCTAATAAATTTAAACGATGGTTATCTAAATATGGAGGTGACAAGTTAATATTAGCGGTCGATATAAAGGTTAATAATAAAAATGAAAATAAAATTGCTAT is part of the Buchnera aphidicola (Cinara cuneomaculata) genome and encodes:
- a CDS encoding 1-(5-phosphoribosyl)-5-[(5-phosphoribosylamino)methylideneamino] imidazole-4-carboxamide isomerase, which codes for MIIPSLDFIQGKTVRLYQGNYNCKTRYNINIFEQIDEYICHGATHIHLVDLDGCSNPLDRQKNILKIVSNYKNITFQVGGGIRTHDDIKSLLDVGVNKIVIGTVAILYPNKFKRWLSKYGGDKLILAVDIKVNNKNENKIAINGWKVITQSNIEDIVSMFVPYGLKNILCTDILRDGTFLGPNVELYKHLKKQFPNIILQSSGGVCSIADICSLQEHNVEHVIIGRALLEKKFTFLEARQCWQKELSLV